In Chloroflexota bacterium, the genomic stretch ACCGTAGAAAGGAAAGTGGGCAGTATCATGCCCGGTGAGCGGCCCTTCTGCAAGCCAGGTACCTTCCTATTGCCGGTTCACATAAGTGAGAGGCAATCTAGCGGCAGACTAGTCTTTATTGACATCAAACAGCATATCTGATACAAAGGGCGCCCTAAAATATGCTGTAGGTGGGCAATGACGCAACTATCAATCAATGGAGCTGAAAATCGTACGCTCGATGATATTGACCTGAAGCTTGTTGACCTGCTCGTGAAGGATGGCCGCGCCGCCAACGTGGACCTCGCCAAGGCCCTCGGCATCAGCGAAAGCACAGTCGCTCGTCGCCTCAAGGCTCTTGTGGACGGTGGCTGGATCAAGATCTCCGCCGTCCTCGATCCGCCCAAGTTCGGCTTCACGGTCACCGCCCTTATCGGCGTCAACACCGATCCCAAGCACACCGTCCCGCTCTCCGAGGAGATCGCCAATCTCTCGGAAGTCCAGTTCGTCGGCATTACCACCGGTCCGCATGACCTCTACGTCTGGGTCAACGTCCGCAGCCTCCCGGAGCTCTGGAGCTTCCTCGCCGAGCGACTAAACACCCTCAATGGCATACGCTCCAGCCAAACCATGATCCTGCTTGAAACCAAGAAACGCACCCAAGGACGCATCTTCTAGCCGCTCGCGGTTGCCGCAGAGCGATGCATCGGCAAAGCTACACAAACGGCGCAGGGAGAACCTGCTGAGGGAACCCATGAAGTTCGGCACGTTCCAGCTCGTCGAAAATCCCGAATGGCAGTCGGAGCGCGACACATTCAAGCAAGATGTCGAGATCATGCAGTACGCCGAATATCTCGGCTTCGACGAAGTCTGGATCACAGAGCACCACTTCAATCGCTATGGCCTCTGCGCCGATCCGCTTCTCTACGCCACCCACGTCGCCGCTAAGACCAAACGCATCCGCATCGGCACCGCCATCCTCGTTCTCCCCTTCCACAATCCCATCCGCCTCGCCGAGCAGATTGCCATGGTGGACATCTTGAGCGATGGCCGCCTCGATGTCGGCGTCGGCCGCGGCTACCAGCCCGTCGAGTACTCCGGCATGAACATCCCGATTGAACAGGGCAACGAGATGTTTGCGGAAGTCCTGGATGTTCTCTTCCAGGCCTGGACCCAGCCCAAGGTGAACTACAAGGGCAAATACTTCACGTACAAAGACACCGTCGTCATCCCCAAACCCGTCCAGAAGCCGCATCCCCCTGTCTACGTCGCCACCAGCACGCCCGATAAGATGCGCGAAGCCGCCCGCCGCGGCTTCCGCCTCATGTGGGGCAGCGTGGACACGCCTGCTGAGCAGGGCGGCCCCACCATCCAGAACATCTGGGAGAAGATCGCTCGGGAAGAAGGGATGCCAGAGGCCCAGATCAAGACAACATCGAAGGACTTCCCCAAGACCCTCCGCATCTACGTGGCGGAGACGGACGATAAAGCCTGGCAGGAGATTCAGAAACCCCTCGCTTGGTTCGTCGAGCACTTCCTTGGCCAGAGCGCGGGGGCCGGCAGCGTTGCAGGCGGGCAGTTTTCCCAATATAAGGAGAGCGAAAAGACCTTCCAGAGCCCCTTGGAGAGTTTCCGCGACCGCGATATCTACGGCAGCCCTGAGACCGTGGCCAGGAAGCTGAAAGAGATCCACCAGAAAACTGGCGTCGGCAACTTCGTCGGCTGGTTTAGCTTCGGAGGCATAGAAGGCAACAAGGCCAAGAACTCCATGCGGCTCTTCGCCAAGGAAGTCATGCCCAGACTGAAGGGCTAGAGGAACGTTGCCCGTGACTACTGCTGAACAGCGCGACAAGGACAGAGAGTACAGCGCCAAGATCACGTCGGAAGGCGTGGAGAAGATGCGCGCCCGCATCGGCATCCGCGTCCCCCACACGGACCCCCGCACGGAATGGGCCTCCGTTGACACCATCCGCAACTACGCCCGCAGCTACGGCGATGACAACCCCCTCTTCACCGATCCCCACTACGCCAAGAAGACCCGCTGGGGAAGCGTCATCGCCCCGCCCGTCTACGTCCGCAACATGGGCATGAGTGAGATCAAAGAGATATCCGCCGAAGACCGCGCCAAAGGCGAAGGCGCTCTTCGTGGCATCCATGCCTTCTGGGCCGGCGATACCGTCGAATGGTATCGCCCCATCTACCCCAGCGATCGCCTCACCATAGAAGACTACCTCTATGACGTAGAAGAGAAGGTCAGCCAGTTCGCCGTCAAGTCCGTCATCACCCGCTACCGGGAGGTCTACCTCAACCAGCGCGGCGAGCTCGTCTGTCTCTGGCATCGCTCCTACGTCCGTACCGAGCGCGCCACGGCGGCGGAAAAGAAGGCCCACTTCGCCATCGAGCGCCCAAAGTACACCCCCGAGATGATGAAGGAGATTGACGAGGCCTATGAGCGCGAAGAGGTCCGCGGCGCCCAGCCCCGCTACTGGGAAGATGTGAAAGAGGGCGACCTCCTCATGCCAGCCGTCCACGGCCCCCTCACCCTCACGGACATCGTCACCTTCCTTGGCGGCAACGGCACGTCCCTCCTCGCCACCGGCAAGATCGCCTATAAGTTTCGCAAGAAGCACCCCGGCAACTACAGCCGCAACGCCTTCGGCGCGCCAGAGTCCATCGTCCGCTGCCACTACGATGAGCCCTACGCCCAGCGCATCGGCAACCCCTTCGCCTATGATCTCGGCGTCATGCGCCAGTGCTGGGTCACCCATGCCGTCACCAACTGGATGGGCGACGACGCCTGGCTCTGGAAGCTCGATAGCCGCATCAAGGGCTTCAACTACATCGGCGATACCACCTACGTCAAAGGCAAAGTGACCAAGAGATACACGGACCGGGGAGTGAAGTGCGTGGACCTGGAGGTTTGGGCGGAGAACCAGCGCGGGCAGACCACTGCCCAGGGTCCCGCCACCGTCCTCCTTCCCTCTCGGGAGTCCGGGCCGCCCCAGCTGCCGCCCCCTCCGCCCGGCTACGAGGGCAGACTGCCTAAGGCCGTAGACTGGTAAACTCCTCTCCCATGACTACGCCTGCCCTCGCCGATATCACCGTCCTCGATTTCTCCCATGATGTGGGCGGCGCCTGCTGCGCCAAGCTCCTGGCCGATCACGGCGCCAACGTCGTCATCGTCGAGCCTCACGACGGCTCTCCTTTGCGCAAGGCGGCCCCGTTCGCCAAACAAGACCCCGCGCGCAGCATCCTCTTCGAATATCTCGGCGCCAACAAAAAGAGCCTCGTGCTGGACATCGCCTCCGCCGATGGCGTTCAGAAGGCTAAGGCCCTCGCCGCCTCCGCCGATATCGTCATCGAAGATGCCCCCCCGGGCGCGATGGCGAAGCGCGGCCTCGGCTATCACGAGCTCATCGCCGTCAACCCGGCCCTCGTCGTCGCCTCCATCACCCACTTCGGCCAGACCGGCCCCTATCGCGACTATCAGTCCGCCGAGATCGTGGACTCCGCCCTCGGCGGCTATATGTTCTTCGGCGGCGATGCCAAACGACCTCCCCTCATGATGCCCGGCCGCCAGTGCCAGTACAGCGCCGGCATGCAGGCCGCCCTGGCCTGCATGGCCGCCCTGCGGCATGCCCGCCGCACTGGCCGGGGCCAGTGGATAGACGTCTCCGCAGTGGAGGCCATGCTTACCAACCATGTCTGGACCAGCGTCATGTGGTCCCACGAAGGCAAGCTGATGAAGCGCATCGGCAACGGCGATATCGTGCCCGCCAAGGATGGTTTCGTCCACTTCCTTCCCTTTCCCTCCCAGGGCGAAGTCTTCAACCTCATCGGCAAGCCCGAGCTTTCCAAGGACCCGCGCTTCTCCCGGGAGGCGATGCTCAAGTCCATCGTCAAGACTTTGGCCCTCGTCTATGAAGAGTCCAAGCCCTGGTGTGCCGAGCGCACCAAGGAAGAGATCTACCGCGAAGCCCAGAGCCGTCGCCTCGCCTTCTCACCAGTGAACACCATGGAGGACCTGGCGAAGGATAAGCACCTTCAGGCGCGCGGCTGGCTGGCGACCAAGCCGCATCCCAGCCTGGGCCAGGTCGCCTATCCGGGCGCCCCTTTCAAGATGTCGGAAGCATCGTGGGGTCTGCGCAGCATCGCCCCCACCCTCGGTCAGCACACGGCTGAGGTGCTGGGCCGCCCATCGCCGAGCCGCTCCCGCCCGGCGCAATCCGCCCCCGCCCCAAAGTCCGGTCCCCTCGCGGGCATCCGCATCCTGGAAGTCACTGCACATTGGGCAGGCCCCCTGGCCGGACGCCTCCTCGCCGATCTCGGCGCGGACTCCATCAAGGTCGAAGGCGTCATGCGCACCGCACGCGTCACCGGCCACCTGGCCGGGAACGATACCAAGCGCGCTCGCCCCTACAACCGCTCCGGCTACTTCAACAAGCTCAACCGCAACAAGTTCGATGTCTCCCTCGATCTTTCGACTCCGCGCGGGAAGGAGCTCTTCAAGGAGCTCGTCAAGCAGTCGGACGTCGTCATAGAAAACAACAGCGCCCGCGTCATGAAGGGCCTCGGCCTCGATTACGCCGTCCTCAGCCGGGTCAACCCGCGCATCGTCATGCTCTCCATCACCGGCCTCGGCATGACCGGCCCCAATCGCGACCACGTC encodes the following:
- a CDS encoding Lrp/AsnC family transcriptional regulator; amino-acid sequence: MTQLSINGAENRTLDDIDLKLVDLLVKDGRAANVDLAKALGISESTVARRLKALVDGGWIKISAVLDPPKFGFTVTALIGVNTDPKHTVPLSEEIANLSEVQFVGITTGPHDLYVWVNVRSLPELWSFLAERLNTLNGIRSSQTMILLETKKRTQGRIF
- a CDS encoding LLM class flavin-dependent oxidoreductase yields the protein MKFGTFQLVENPEWQSERDTFKQDVEIMQYAEYLGFDEVWITEHHFNRYGLCADPLLYATHVAAKTKRIRIGTAILVLPFHNPIRLAEQIAMVDILSDGRLDVGVGRGYQPVEYSGMNIPIEQGNEMFAEVLDVLFQAWTQPKVNYKGKYFTYKDTVVIPKPVQKPHPPVYVATSTPDKMREAARRGFRLMWGSVDTPAEQGGPTIQNIWEKIAREEGMPEAQIKTTSKDFPKTLRIYVAETDDKAWQEIQKPLAWFVEHFLGQSAGAGSVAGGQFSQYKESEKTFQSPLESFRDRDIYGSPETVARKLKEIHQKTGVGNFVGWFSFGGIEGNKAKNSMRLFAKEVMPRLKG
- a CDS encoding acyl dehydratase — translated: MTTAEQRDKDREYSAKITSEGVEKMRARIGIRVPHTDPRTEWASVDTIRNYARSYGDDNPLFTDPHYAKKTRWGSVIAPPVYVRNMGMSEIKEISAEDRAKGEGALRGIHAFWAGDTVEWYRPIYPSDRLTIEDYLYDVEEKVSQFAVKSVITRYREVYLNQRGELVCLWHRSYVRTERATAAEKKAHFAIERPKYTPEMMKEIDEAYEREEVRGAQPRYWEDVKEGDLLMPAVHGPLTLTDIVTFLGGNGTSLLATGKIAYKFRKKHPGNYSRNAFGAPESIVRCHYDEPYAQRIGNPFAYDLGVMRQCWVTHAVTNWMGDDAWLWKLDSRIKGFNYIGDTTYVKGKVTKRYTDRGVKCVDLEVWAENQRGQTTAQGPATVLLPSRESGPPQLPPPPPGYEGRLPKAVDW
- a CDS encoding CoA transferase is translated as MTTPALADITVLDFSHDVGGACCAKLLADHGANVVIVEPHDGSPLRKAAPFAKQDPARSILFEYLGANKKSLVLDIASADGVQKAKALAASADIVIEDAPPGAMAKRGLGYHELIAVNPALVVASITHFGQTGPYRDYQSAEIVDSALGGYMFFGGDAKRPPLMMPGRQCQYSAGMQAALACMAALRHARRTGRGQWIDVSAVEAMLTNHVWTSVMWSHEGKLMKRIGNGDIVPAKDGFVHFLPFPSQGEVFNLIGKPELSKDPRFSREAMLKSIVKTLALVYEESKPWCAERTKEEIYREAQSRRLAFSPVNTMEDLAKDKHLQARGWLATKPHPSLGQVAYPGAPFKMSEASWGLRSIAPTLGQHTAEVLGRPSPSRSRPAQSAPAPKSGPLAGIRILEVTAHWAGPLAGRLLADLGADSIKVEGVMRTARVTGHLAGNDTKRARPYNRSGYFNKLNRNKFDVSLDLSTPRGKELFKELVKQSDVVIENNSARVMKGLGLDYAVLSRVNPRIVMLSITGLGMTGPNRDHVFFGSNIEALSGICSLMGYGKGDLYRTGSLYGDPIAGVHGALAVLIALHQRAQTGKGQFIDLSLLESSICVLGEYLLDYTVNGTISPPVGNRGEAAPQGCYRCAGADVWAVIAARTDEEWRTLAAAIGAKDLLAREDLAHAEGRRSHHDEIDRAIEAWTAQRDSYEVMHVLQAKGIPAAPVLDGRELLADPHLYARNFYMMIDHPEVGVLPYPGMPWKLSETPAAVRMPAPLYAQHNHYIYQELLKLTPQQVDELHKDKVTSLVPLGDRH